A window of the Acipenser ruthenus chromosome 30, fAciRut3.2 maternal haplotype, whole genome shotgun sequence genome harbors these coding sequences:
- the LOC117395341 gene encoding B-cell lymphoma/leukemia 11A-like: protein MSRRKLGSRPQHVSTFPCETELMEVTLPSLEKVGVLLGEDPSDRDLLTCGQCRHSFPLAHILVFIEHKKGQCQGGACLKETELLGHSPPSPPNRTLSRSAMEPVVQVASRMCEWSRPRENGISVKQENSVEDEGEPSCYICQSCKELFPSAWFLLQHAQSTHGLSIYLEADPLKGSPPRDRESGSLNSLREKIHQRRLVSLQKTDYFSPSFTPPPRRSLPHQINYLYPEMHPEMQPYPQSGNGLSDRFDSPGQDQALNFSARLRELAGNIVSAEPPSPVRGGSPFLQTAQPPREGTPPAGGRAKSCEFCGKTFKSLSNLVVHRRSHTGEKPYRCPFCDHACTQSSKLKRHMKTHRLEIEPQAWESCLGAASALKARAKEYEGYQGADETKPDTAKKSHESEGQEFVLQAEVSEKLPEKKNHWPGSSLYACVPSRMRKLKGLYPSLEEQEAEDLAARQLPSDTDLQELANKSLLSSLALSQASPGKQGLLSFLNRRIKLEQREETSGIPPLPPVYQNSLYSQWLSGYNGSINSISDPKDPTPSPTLDSRRASPFGNASERSLENSPENNGDSRVLTEDSSEEALSSESGIASGNCTPKQTGGGGGGKRADTCEFCGKRFKNSSNLTVHRRSHTGERPYHCTLCSYACAQSSKLTRHMKTHAPHGGKAAFTCQVCHVPFSVYSTLEKHMKKRHANEDAATDSSGTAPCEIRQEQQHSQC, encoded by the exons GTGAGACTGAGCTGATGGAAGTGACCCTGCCCTCTCTTGAGAAGGTGGGCGTCCTGTTGGGGGAGGACCCCAGCGACCGTGACCTCCTGACCTGCGGACAGTGTCGCCACAGCTTCCCCCTGGCGCACATCCTGGTCTTTATCGAGCACAAGAAAGGGCAGTGCCAGGGTGGGGCCTGCCTCAAAGAGACGGAGCTTTTGGGACACAGCCCTCCCTCCCCGCCCAACAGGACATTGAGTCGGTCTGCCATGGAGCCAGTGGTCCAGGTGGCTTCAAGAATGTGCGAGTGGAGCAGGCCCAGGGAGAATGGAATATCGGTGAAGCAGGAGAACTCTGTGGAAG ATGAAGGAGAGCCATCATGCTATATCTGCCAGTCGTGCAAGGAACTGTTCCCCAGCGCGTGGTTCCTGCTGCAGCACGCTCAGAGCACGCACGGCCTCAGCATCTACCTGGAGGCCGACCCCCTGAAAGGCTCTCCTCCCAGGGACAGGGAGTCGGGGTCCCTGAACTCCCTGAGAGAGAAGATACATCAGCGGCGCCTAGTCAGCCTCCAAAAAACAGACTACTTCTCTCCCTCCTTCACGCCCCCTCCTCGACGGAGCCTGCCCCACCAAATCAACTACCTGTACCCCGAGATGCACCCCGAAATGCAGCCCTACCCCCAGTCTGGAAACGGCTTGTCGGATCGATTCGACAGCCCCGGGCAGGACCAGGCCCTCAACTTCTCAGCCCGGCTTCGAGAGCTGGCTGGGAACATCGTGTCTGCAGAGCCCCCTTCCCCGGTGCGGGGCGGCTCTCCCTTCCTCCAGACCGCCCAGCCCCCCCGCGAGGGCACCCCGCCAGCCGGGGGGAGAGCCAAGTCCTGCGAGTTCTGCGGCAAGACCTTCAAGTCTTTGAGCAACCTGGTGGTACACCGCCGAAGCCACACTGGGGAGAAACCGTACCGCTGCCCCTTCTGTGATCACGCCTGCACCCAGTCTAGCAAGCTGAAGCGCCACATGAAGACACACCGACTTGAGATCGAGCCCCAGGCCTGGGAGAGCTGCCTGGGGGCCGCCTCAGCGCTCAAGGCGAGGGCCAAAGAGTACGAGGGATACCAGGGAGCTGACGAAACCAAGCCTGACACGGCAAAGAAATCGCATGAAAGCGAGGGCCAGGAGTTTGTTCTCCAGGCGGAGGTTTCCGAGAAGCTGCCGGAGAAGAAGAACCATTGGCCAGGGAGCAGCCTGTATGCGTGCGTCCCTTCACGGATGAGAAAGCTCAAGGGCCTGTATCCGAGCCTGGAGGAGCAGGAGGCTGAGGACCTCGCTGCGAGACAGCTCCCCTCAGACACAGATCTCCAGGAGCTGGCCAACAAGAGCCTGCTGTCCTCCCTGGCACTGTCCCAGGCTTCTCCGGGCAAGCAGGGCCTGCTGAGCTTCCTCAACCGGAGGATCAAACTGGAGCAGAGGGAGGAAACCAGCgggatcccaccgctgccaccagtGTACCAGAATAGTTTGTATTCCCAGTGGCTGTCCGGGTACAACGGGTCCATAAACAGCATATCGGACCCCAAGGATCCCACTCCCAGCCCCACTCTGGATTCCAGGAGGGCCTCCCCGTTCGGGAATGCTTCCGAACGCTCCCTGGAGAACTCTCCGGAAAACAACGGCGACTCGCGCGTCCTGACGGAAGACAGCTCGGAGGAGGCCCTGTCTTCGGAGAGCGGGATCGCCAGCGGGAACTGCACCCCAAAGCAGACGGGCGGAGGTGGCGGGGGGAAGCGTGCGGATACCTGCGAGTTCTGCGGGAAACGCTTCAAAAACAGCAGCAACCTGACGGTGCACAGGAGGAGCCACACCGGGGAGCGGCCCTACCACTGCACTCTGTGCTCCTACGCCTGCGCCCAGAGCAGCAAGCTGACACGCCACATGAAGACCCACGCGCCCCACGGGGGCAAGGCTGCCTTCACGTGCCAGGTGTGCCACGTGCCCTTCTCTGTCTACTCCACGCTGGAGAAGCACATGAAGAAACGCCATGCCAACGAGGATGCGGCGACGGATAGCAGTGGCACTGCCCCCTGCGAGATTCGACAggagcagcagcacagccagtgCTAG